A region of Vanessa tameamea isolate UH-Manoa-2023 chromosome 21, ilVanTame1 primary haplotype, whole genome shotgun sequence DNA encodes the following proteins:
- the LOC113404589 gene encoding vacuolar protein sorting-associated protein 33A → MKETKMCTHLSGGRLNVAILQETMRKELLNLLQICEGKKVIIWDEWLAGPVGLVAQYSVLKEHEVADMFPLRPGSLPTISVNHIIFIARPKLVLMDLVADYILSLRSKQSSRVEFHLFFVPRKSELCEKHLKNRSVLANLSLQEFKCDIFPFDSDVMSLELQNDFRENYLEGDPTCLYNAAQAIRTIQHLYGIIPRVYGKGQAAKQVWDLLCRLNKEEQGTSPRGVSTACIDQLLLLDRAIDFTSIMSTQLNYEGLIDELYGIKSTTATFPGHKFVSPDDASPEVTARERKRIILNSGEELFTELRDCNFTAVGAALSKKARVIKTQLDERHNDKSVQEIKQFVSRLPQMLANKQSLAVHTAIAEYIKETTDSFEFHDTIQCEEDFLNCIDNEKVCPFIEDLIAQKAPLTKVLRLICLQCVTGSGLKPKVLEYYKRELVQVYGLNTWLTLCNLEKCGLLKPQTGTRQYAVLRKTLHLTVDESDLDAKEKSYLSSKYIPLTVRLSEHIAKNKGWTGIADVLGSLPGPILDELQSLQPRMIRRNSISSENSSSIENPKVILVFFIGGCTYHEISALRSISQQEDSNVEFVVLTTKLINGNTFIETLMEAE, encoded by the exons ATGAAGGAGACGAAAATGTGTACTCATTTATCGGGTGGCCGATTGAACGTCGCAATACTGCAAGAAACGATGAGAAAAGAGTTATTAAATCTTCTACAAATATGCGAaggaaaaaaa GTAATCATTTGGGATGAGTGGCTTGCTGGACCAGTTGGTCTCGTAGCTCAATATTCAGTGTTGAAGGAACACGAAGTAGCTGACATGTTTCCTCTCAGACCAGGCAGTCTGCCTACTATATCTGTCAATCACATCATATTTATTGCTCGGCCTAAGCTTGTACTAATGGATCTTGTTGCAGATTACATTCTTTCTTTAAG GTCAAAGCAAAGTTCACGAGTTGAATTTCATCTCTTCTTTGTGCCACGAAAGAGTGAACTTTGTGAAAAACATCTGAAAAACCGAAGTGTATTAGCCAATCTTTCACTCCAGGAATTCAAGTGTGATATATTTCCCTTTGACAGTGATGTTATGTCTCTGGAACTCCAAAATGACTTCAG agaAAATTATTTGGAAGGAGATCCCACATGCTTGTACAATGCAGCACAAGCAATCCGCACTATACAGCATTTGTATGGTATAATTCCGAGAGTTTATGGAAAAGGGCAGGCTGCTAAACAA GTGTGGGACCTCCTTTGTCGCCTGAACAAAGAAGAGCAAGGCACAAGTCCGCGGGGCGTCTCCACGGCTTGTATCGACCAGCTCCTGCTCTTAGACCGTGCTATAGACTTCACTAGCATTATGTCTACTCAACTCAACTATGAGGGATTAATTG ATGAGCTATACGGTATAAAGAGCACAACAGCAACATTCCCCGGTCACAAGTTCGTGAGCCCGGACGACGCGAGTCCCGAAGTGACCGCGCGTGAAAGGAAACGCATAATACTTAACTCCGGTGAGGAACTGTTCACAGAACTAAGGGACTGTAATTTTACCGCG GTTGGAGCTGCTTTATCAAAGAAAGCTCGCGTTATCAAGACACAATTGGACGAGAGACACAACGATAAATCTGTAcaggaaataaaacaattcgtGTCGCGCTTACCACAAATGTTGGCCAATAAGCAATCATTGGCCGTGCATACCGCGATTGCAGAATACATTAAAGAG acTACAGATTCATTTGAATTTCACGATACAATACAATGTGAAGAGGATTTTTTAAACTGCATTGATAATGAAAAAGTATGCCCGTTTATAGAAGATCTCATTGCTCAAAAGGCACCCTTAACTAAG GTTCTTCGATTGATCTGTCTTCAGTGTGTGACTGGATCAGGTTTAAAACCAAAAGTATTAGAATATTACAAACGAGAACTCGTTCAAGTATATGGACTTAATACTTGGCTGACTCTCTGCAATCTAGAGAAGTGTGGTCTGCTGAAACCACAGACCGGGACCCGACAGTACGCTGTATTAAGAAAG ACTTTACATCTCACTGTAGATGAATCGGATCTAGATGCAAAGGAGAAGAGTTATCTCTCGAGCAAATATATACCTTTGACAGTACGTCTTAGTGAGCACATTGCAAAAAATAAGGGATGGACag gtatcGCAGATGTATTGGGCTCGCTGCCCGGTCCAATACTAGATGAACTACAGAGTCTGCAACCTCGCATGATCCGACGCAACTCCATATCAAGTGAAAATTCTTCGTCTATAGAAAACCCAAAAGTTATCCTAGTCTTCTTTATTGGCGGTTGCACATACCATGAGATATCCGCATTGAGGAGCATCAGCCAACAAGAAGACTCCAATGTTGAATTTGTAGTGCTcacaactaaattaattaatggcAACACTTTTATTGAAACTTTAATGGAAGCTGAATAA
- the Exo84 gene encoding exocyst complex component 8, which yields MSDVNMEKFAVPEFVPERYVKELAKSCVGGEELAQQKEKIKNLAEETASALKKNVYENYMQFIETATEISHLETEMYKLSHLLSDQRIVLTTLSQASILGNENTLSRESLDNHDLEADRAEEERKNKLILISEKVESCINLLDVPERHLLHEGDLLEIDAEENTALQRMHVYLFNDCLMLTSWISNRRGPMRYKYQTCYPISTLAVVNVRDLGTVRQAFKVLAFPDTRVFQCNSLAIKKDWLDQFDIAKKMHIEKENSKQKKKDSQEKVKHESLESPSISVEEIPSPQVTPLPDWLADVTEELDVLIVERHFQKTYDLMLSAQKTLSTEEFINHPQRDDILKKIEQKQKALTEILLKELDVTHNWSPRGGLRSSRHPVLILNKFNMTSQACELFLDICSHTVRAHVKSVQLEGSIHSYVKQVGEVFFCSLSDALTEFISLFPKNKLSAFIVWASMQLRILMSQIIKQVFTPQCALESVLECAQSLREQCNLFCEFGLDLRFQMNSCLRMPIIKTMREHKEKIMDSMKTKVIEDKWTPVNMHTKAGVNKFVLQMENLGLSLVRYVINETWVDLSSSTIWFAQSILTIQNIGLKIVTKDMMDVVDECIYAIFNSRLMCSVGNDTSYAQKNFRFILDTVMPLMLKNYKKEVGYENEKLLDLAKKFGVNIAPPKNITKYTSNEYL from the coding sequence ATGTCAGACGTTAACATGGAAAAGTTCGCGGTACCAGAATTTGTACCCGAAAGATACGTAAAAGAGTTGGCAAAGTCATGTGTCGGAGGGGAGGAGCTAGCCCAGCAAAAGGagaaaatcaaaaatttagCTGAAGAAACCGCAAGTGCCCTGAAGAAAAATGTTTACGAAAACTATATGCAATTCATCGAGACTGCTACGGAAATATCCCACTTAGAAACTGAAATGTACAAACTCTCGCATTTGTTAAGTGATCAACGAATTGTTCTTACAACATTATCTCAAGCTTCGATTTTAGGCAATGAAAATACGTTATCGCGAGAGTCACTCGATAATCATGACTTAGAAGCCGATCGAGCTGAAGAAGAACGCAAGAATAAGCTAATTTTGATATCTGAAAAGGTTGAAAGTTGCATTAATTTACTGGATGTTCCAGAAAGACATTTGTTGCATGAGGGTGACCTCTTAGAGATTGATGCTGAAGAGAACACTGCTTTACAGAGAATGCATGTTTATTTGTTCAATGACTGCCTTATGTTAACCTCTTGGATTTCAAATCGACGTGGGCCAATGAGATACAAATATCAAACTTGTTACCCTATTAGTACACTAGCTGTAGTCAATGTGCGTGATTTAGGTACTGTGAGGCAAGCATTTAAAGTTCTAGCTTTTCCTGACACTAGAGTGTTTCAATGTAACAGTTTAGCAATAAAAAAAGACTGGCTCGATCAATTTGACATAGCGAAAAAAATGcatattgaaaaagaaaattcaaaacaaaagaaaaaggaTTCACAAGAGAAGGTTAAACACGAATCTTTAGAATCACCTAGTATTTCTGTGGAAGAGATACCCTCTCCACAAGTCACGCCTCTTCCTGATTGGCTAGCTGATGTTACTGAGGAGTTAGATGTTTTAATTGTGGAGAGACATTTTCAAAAAACTTATGACTTGATGTTGTCTGCTCAAAAGACTTTAAGTACAGAAGAATTTATAAACCATCCACAGAGGGACgacattttaaaaaagattgaGCAGAAACAGAAAGCTTTGACTGAAATTTTACTTAAAGAACTAGACGTCACTCATAACTGGAGTCCAAGAGGGGGTTTGCGTTCTTCACGTCACCCAGTTTTAATACTCAATAAGTTTAACATGACTAGTCAAGCTTGTGAACTGTTTCTAGACATATGTAGTCACACAGTCAGAGCTCACGTTAAGTCGGTACAGCTCGAGGGCTCTATCCATAGCTATGTGAAACAAGTGGGAGAAGTGTTCTTCTGTTCACTGAGTGATGCCTTAAcagaatttatttcattattccctaaaaataaattaagtgctTTTATAGTGTGGGCTAGTATGCAACTTAGAATTCTAATGagtcaaattattaaacaagtgTTTACACCACAATGTGCTTTAGAATCAGTCTTAGAGTGTGCACAAAGTTTGAGAGAGCAATGTAATCTTTTTTGTGAGTTTGGTTTAGATTTAAGATTTCAGATGAATAGCTGTTTAAGAATgccaataataaaaacaatgagaGAACACAAGGAAAAAATTATGGATTCAATGAAGACCAAGGTAATAGAAGACAAGTGGACCCCAGTTAATATGCATACAAAAGCGGGAGTCAATAAATTCGTATTACAAATGGAAAATCTGGGCCTGTCCTTAGTTAGGTATGTTATAAATGAAACGTGGGTGGACTTATCAAGTAGTACCATCTGGTTTGCGCAGTCAATTCtaactatacaaaatattggcctaaaaattgttacaaaggATATGATGGATGTTGTCGATGAATGTATATATGCTATATTTAATTCACGCCTTATGTGTTCTGTGGGTAATGACACGAGCTACGCTCAGAAGAATTTTAGGTTTATATTGGATACAGTAATGCCACTCATGTTGAAAAACTACAAAAAAGAGGTTGGTTATGAAAATGAGAAATTATTAGATTTAGCGAAAAAATTCGGTGTCAATATAGCACCACCAAAGAACATCACAAAGTACACAAGCAATGAATATTTATGA